From one Streptomyces sp. CA-210063 genomic stretch:
- a CDS encoding SigE family RNA polymerase sigma factor, with protein MTTPVCTSASKAAAPVTRTLSTPARATSTRPTSARSTSTRPALSSLTNLSYPSFAAYVKARQPVLLRTARSLTANPSDAEDLLQTALAKTYVAWERIEDHRALDGYVRRALLNTRTSQWRKRKVDEFACDELPEPEGVQSADPAEQQALHDAMWRAIMKLPARQRAMVVLRYYEDLSEVQTAEVLGVSVGTVKSAVSRALGKLREDPELEPVR; from the coding sequence ATGACCACACCCGTCTGCACCAGCGCTTCGAAGGCCGCTGCACCCGTGACGCGGACTCTCTCGACCCCGGCCCGAGCGACCTCGACCCGGCCGACCTCGGCCCGATCGACCTCGACCCGGCCGGCCCTGTCGAGCCTGACGAACCTGTCGTACCCGTCGTTCGCGGCGTACGTGAAGGCCCGCCAGCCGGTGCTGCTGCGCACCGCCAGGTCGCTGACCGCGAACCCGAGCGACGCCGAGGACCTGCTGCAGACCGCGCTGGCCAAGACGTACGTCGCCTGGGAGCGCATCGAGGACCACCGGGCCCTCGACGGCTATGTGCGCCGGGCGCTGCTGAACACGCGCACGTCGCAGTGGCGCAAGCGCAAGGTGGACGAGTTCGCGTGCGACGAGCTGCCCGAGCCCGAGGGGGTCCAGAGCGCGGACCCGGCCGAACAGCAGGCGCTGCACGACGCGATGTGGCGGGCGATCATGAAGCTGCCGGCGCGGCAGCGGGCGATGGTCGTCCTCAGGTATTACGAGGACCTGAGCGAGGTACAGACGGCCGAGGTCCTCGGCGTCTCGGTCGGCACGGTGAAGTCGGCGGTGTCGCGCGCGCTGGGGAAGCTGCGCGAGGACCCCGAGCTGGAACCCGTGCGGTAG